From Sceloporus undulatus isolate JIND9_A2432 ecotype Alabama chromosome 6, SceUnd_v1.1, whole genome shotgun sequence, one genomic window encodes:
- the LOC121932402 gene encoding LOW QUALITY PROTEIN: olfactory receptor 14A16-like (The sequence of the model RefSeq protein was modified relative to this genomic sequence to represent the inferred CDS: inserted 2 bases in 1 codon), whose protein sequence is MHLKEQQLINQTSLSEFILLEFFTVRKLQILHFIAFLIFFLAAAAGNLLIVAAVASDYHLHTPMYFFLMNLAIQDMGQVSVIIPLSMANSLMNDRRISYSGCVAQVLFYIFFLSSDFFLLTVMAYDRYVAICNPLQYEMVMNRQACFQMVTTVWIGSLCYGILHTVGTFTPHFCSNVVNQFFCEIPQLLKLTCSDLYLFEIGVVLLGVIVGVGCFIFIVVTYVHIFTAVLRIPSAQGREKVFSTCLPHLIIFSIFIFTGGFSYLRATSASPSSFDLALTMVYSMVPPLMNPVIYAMRNKDIKNALSKILSLRYFSKYFFPSLSAQMXVDNLNKCS, encoded by the exons ATGCACCTTAAGGAGCAACAATTAATAAATCAGACGTCTCTATCAGAATTTATTCTCTTGGAATTCTTTACTGTTCGGAAACTGCAGATTCTACATTTCATTGcattcctcatcttcttcctggCAGCAGCTGCAGGGAATCTCCTTATCGTTGCTGCAGTAGCATCTGACTACCATCTACACACCCCCATGTacttttttctgatgaacttggCCATACAGGACATGGGACAAGTTTCAGTCATTATTCCCTTATCCATGGCTAACTCCCTTATGAACGACAGGCGTATTTCTTATTCTGGGTGTGTTGCTCAAGTCCTTTTCTATATCTTCTTTTTATCatctgatttctttcttctcACAGTCATGGCGTATGATCGGTATGTTGCCATTTGCAATCCATTACAATATGAGATGGTAATGAACAGGCAAGCCTGCTTTCAGATGGTAACTACTGTATGGATCGGCAGCTTATGCTATGGGATTTTACACACTGTCGGTACCTTTACACCCCACTTTTGCTCCAATGTTGTCAATCAGTTTTTCTGTGAAATCCCACAGTTACTTAAGCTTACTTGCTCCGATTTATACCTTTTTGAAATTGGAGTAGTTTTGTTAGGTGTTATTGTTGGGGTaggatgctttatttttattgtagtaACCTATGTGCATATCTTCACAGCAGTGCTGAGAATCCCTTCTGCACAGGGAAGGGAAAAGGTTTTCTCAACTTGCCTTCCCCATCTCATCATTTTCTCCATATTTATATTCACCGGAGGTTTTTCCTATCTCAGGGCCACCTCCGCTTCTCCATCATCTTTTGATTTGGCCTTAACCATGGTCTATTCCATGGTTCCACCCTTAATGAATCCTGTAATCTATGCAATGAGGAACAAAGATATAAAAAATGCTCTGTCTAAGATATTATCACTTAGGTACTTTTCTAAATATTTCTTCCCCAGTCTTTCAGCACAGAT AGtggataatttaaataaatgtagtTAA